The Mycolicibacterium hassiacum DSM 44199 genome includes a window with the following:
- a CDS encoding lysophospholipid acyltransferase family protein has product MEPVYATVIQLARLVWKVQGLTFKVTGVEHLPTTGGAVIAINHTSYFDFTFAGLPAYLQGRGRKVRFMAKKEVFDHKISGPIMRSLRHIEVDRDNGAAAFEEACRRLKEGELVGVYPEATISRSFEIKTLKSGAARMAIAADVPIVPHIIWGAQRIWTKGHPRKLWRPKVPISVAVGEPIYPTLPAAELTALLHSRMQHLLEQVQEDYGPHPPGEFWVPHRLGGGAPSLAEADRMDAEEAARKAAARRDAGPDQDSFESPG; this is encoded by the coding sequence CTCGCGCGCCTGGTGTGGAAGGTGCAGGGGCTGACGTTCAAGGTCACCGGCGTCGAGCATCTGCCCACCACCGGTGGTGCGGTGATCGCGATCAACCACACCAGCTATTTCGACTTCACCTTCGCCGGTCTGCCCGCCTATCTGCAGGGCCGCGGCCGCAAGGTGCGCTTCATGGCCAAGAAGGAGGTCTTCGACCACAAGATCTCCGGGCCGATCATGCGCAGCCTGCGCCATATCGAGGTGGACCGGGACAACGGCGCGGCGGCGTTCGAGGAGGCCTGCCGGCGGCTCAAGGAGGGTGAGCTGGTCGGGGTGTACCCGGAGGCCACCATCAGCCGCAGCTTCGAGATCAAGACGCTCAAGTCGGGTGCGGCGCGGATGGCGATCGCCGCCGACGTGCCGATCGTCCCGCACATCATCTGGGGCGCCCAGCGCATCTGGACCAAGGGCCACCCGCGCAAGCTGTGGCGGCCGAAGGTGCCGATCTCGGTGGCCGTCGGCGAGCCGATCTACCCCACGCTGCCCGCGGCCGAGCTCACCGCGCTGCTGCATTCGCGGATGCAGCACCTGCTCGAGCAGGTGCAGGAGGACTACGGTCCGCACCCGCCGGGCGAGTTCTGGGTGCCGCACCGGCTCGGCGGCGGTGCGCCGTCGCTGGCCGAGGCCGACCGGATGGACGCCGAGGAGGCGGCCCGCAAGGCGGCTGCGAGGCGGGACGCAGGCCCTGACCAGGACAGTTTCGAGTCCCCCGGATAA
- a CDS encoding lysophospholipid acyltransferase family protein has protein sequence MEPVFRTLEFAVPAVVAMSGSRVSYEGLEHIPERGGAVVAINHTSYIDWIPAAMATYQRRRRLRFMIKEEMTHVPVVRWIIKQSGTIPVDRTAGAGAYAVAVERLRAGEIVGVYPEATISRSFELKEFKTGAVRMALEADVPILPMIVWGAHRRWTKDHPRKLGRARIPITVKIGEPLWPTGRVDDDNAKLREVMTAMLYEVQEAYDHPRGAFWVPRRLGGSAPTPEEAAALDQAELAERARKRALREARSR, from the coding sequence ATGGAACCGGTTTTCCGCACCCTGGAGTTCGCGGTTCCGGCCGTCGTGGCGATGTCCGGTTCACGTGTCTCCTATGAGGGCCTCGAACACATCCCCGAACGCGGCGGCGCGGTGGTCGCGATCAACCACACCAGCTACATCGACTGGATCCCCGCCGCCATGGCCACCTACCAGCGCCGGCGCCGGCTGCGGTTCATGATCAAAGAGGAGATGACCCACGTTCCGGTGGTGCGGTGGATCATCAAGCAGTCCGGCACCATCCCGGTGGACCGCACGGCGGGCGCGGGGGCCTACGCGGTCGCGGTGGAGCGGCTGCGGGCCGGCGAGATCGTCGGGGTGTATCCGGAGGCCACCATCAGCCGCAGCTTCGAGCTCAAGGAGTTCAAGACCGGCGCGGTGCGGATGGCGCTCGAGGCGGATGTCCCGATCCTGCCGATGATCGTCTGGGGCGCCCACCGCCGCTGGACCAAGGACCACCCGCGCAAACTCGGGCGCGCCCGCATCCCGATCACGGTCAAGATCGGCGAGCCGCTGTGGCCCACCGGCCGCGTGGACGACGACAATGCCAAGCTGCGCGAGGTAATGACCGCGATGCTCTACGAGGTGCAGGAGGCCTACGACCACCCGCGGGGCGCGTTCTGGGTGCCGCGGCGGCTGGGCGGTTCGGCGCCCACCCCGGAGGAGGCCGCCGCCCTGGACCAGGCCGAACTGGCCGAACGTGCCCGCAAACGCGCCCTGCGCGAGGCGCGGAGCCGCTGA
- a CDS encoding Cof-type HAD-IIB family hydrolase yields the protein MGMPALIATDVDGTLLDDSEEITPRTRAAVTAAVESGTRFVLATGRPPRWVQPVVDALGFAPIAVCANGAVLYDPATDRIVSARTLSSEQLRRLAEIATRVIPGAGLAVERVGESAHDAATPQFVSSPGYEHAWLNPDNTEVSLEDLLSAPAIKLLIRKAGARSGEMVDALAGYVGDLGDLTYSTDNGLVEVVPRGISKATGIEEVARPLGIRPEEVVTFGDMPNDVPMLQWAGLGVAMGNAHPEALAAADEVTTTNADDGVARVLERWWS from the coding sequence ATGGGCATGCCGGCACTGATCGCGACCGATGTCGACGGCACGCTGCTCGACGACTCCGAGGAGATCACCCCGCGCACCCGCGCGGCGGTGACCGCCGCCGTCGAGTCGGGCACGCGGTTCGTGCTGGCGACCGGGCGTCCGCCGCGCTGGGTGCAGCCGGTGGTCGACGCGCTGGGGTTCGCACCGATCGCGGTGTGTGCCAACGGTGCGGTGCTCTACGACCCGGCCACCGACCGGATCGTGTCGGCGCGCACGCTGTCGTCGGAGCAGTTGCGCCGGCTCGCCGAGATCGCCACCCGGGTGATTCCGGGCGCCGGGCTGGCGGTGGAGCGGGTCGGGGAGAGCGCCCACGACGCCGCCACCCCGCAGTTCGTCAGCTCGCCCGGTTACGAGCACGCCTGGCTGAACCCGGACAACACCGAGGTGTCGCTGGAGGATCTGCTGAGCGCCCCGGCGATCAAACTGCTCATCCGCAAGGCCGGGGCACGCAGCGGCGAGATGGTCGACGCGCTCGCCGGGTACGTCGGCGACCTGGGCGACCTGACCTACTCCACCGACAACGGGCTGGTGGAGGTGGTGCCCCGGGGGATCAGCAAGGCGACCGGCATCGAGGAGGTGGCCCGGCCGCTGGGCATCCGCCCCGAGGAGGTGGTGACGTTCGGCGACATGCCCAACGACGTGCCGATGCTGCAGTGGGCCGGGCTGGGCGTGGCGATGGGCAACGCCCATCCCGAGGCGCTGGCCGCCGCCGACGAGGTCACCACCACCAACGCCGACGACGGGGTGGCGCGGGTGCTGGAACGCTGGTGGTCGTGA
- a CDS encoding N-acetylmuramoyl-L-alanine amidase, with translation MAIFGIPGDPDADPGATAPPSAPQLVEQPLTDLGDGETIREVHGTSEFAMVALTGDDLTGTSARVRARRADGSWGPWYEVEPLGGLGPDDPSPGRQGTEPVFVGRTTAVQIAIRRPASPTNPAAHPAPRTEPEPARPELGYRPATVEQPFGQNINAVLISPPQAPVDAAPMPEAAVAPGQPPRIISRTQWGAAETNSCPNPHPDRPIRAGIVHHTAGSNDYAPEDSAGIVRSIYEYHTRTLGWCDIAYNALVDKYGQVFEGRAGGITRSVEGAHTGGFNRDTWGVAMLGNFDVEPPTPVQLRTTGRLLGWRLGLDRVDPRGTVVLGSAGSSYAKFPVGATPRLPTIFTHRDVGITECPGNAAYALLDRIRDIAARFNDPPGPEDLIDSLRGGAIFARWESLGGMNSFLGAPTSPENIGAGDTRYVTFEHGAIYWSPATGAEPLTGEIYKAWGALGFERGALGLPTSAEIHEPLWIVQNFQHGTLNFDREKGTVTRVIDGIPVELPPVLSQQTPVQLERFTPAHNPE, from the coding sequence ATGGCGATCTTCGGCATCCCCGGCGATCCCGATGCCGACCCCGGCGCGACCGCGCCGCCCAGCGCGCCGCAGCTGGTCGAACAGCCGCTGACCGATCTCGGCGACGGTGAGACGATCCGCGAGGTGCACGGCACCTCGGAGTTCGCCATGGTCGCGCTGACCGGCGACGATCTCACCGGCACGTCCGCGCGGGTGCGCGCCCGGCGCGCCGACGGCAGCTGGGGACCGTGGTACGAGGTCGAGCCGCTGGGCGGTTTGGGCCCCGACGACCCGTCGCCGGGCCGGCAGGGCACCGAGCCGGTGTTCGTCGGCCGCACCACCGCGGTGCAGATCGCGATCCGCCGGCCGGCCTCCCCGACGAACCCGGCGGCCCACCCCGCACCGCGCACCGAACCCGAACCGGCACGACCCGAACTGGGTTATCGGCCCGCCACCGTGGAGCAGCCGTTCGGCCAGAACATCAACGCGGTGCTGATCAGCCCGCCGCAGGCGCCCGTCGACGCGGCGCCGATGCCGGAGGCCGCCGTCGCCCCGGGGCAGCCGCCGCGGATCATCAGCCGCACCCAGTGGGGTGCCGCGGAGACCAACAGCTGCCCGAACCCACACCCGGACCGGCCGATCCGGGCGGGAATCGTGCACCACACCGCGGGCAGCAACGACTACGCGCCCGAGGATTCCGCGGGCATCGTCCGGTCGATCTACGAGTACCACACCCGCACCCTGGGCTGGTGCGACATCGCCTACAACGCACTGGTCGACAAGTACGGCCAGGTCTTCGAGGGCCGCGCCGGCGGGATCACCAGGTCGGTCGAGGGCGCGCACACCGGCGGCTTCAACCGCGACACCTGGGGGGTCGCGATGCTGGGCAACTTCGACGTCGAACCGCCCACCCCGGTCCAGCTGCGCACCACCGGGCGACTGCTCGGCTGGCGGCTGGGCCTGGACCGGGTCGATCCGCGCGGCACCGTGGTGCTCGGTTCGGCGGGCAGCTCGTACGCGAAGTTCCCGGTCGGCGCCACCCCGCGGCTGCCGACCATCTTCACCCACCGCGACGTCGGCATCACCGAATGTCCGGGCAACGCCGCCTACGCGCTGCTGGACCGCATCCGCGACATCGCCGCCCGGTTCAACGATCCGCCCGGTCCCGAGGACCTCATCGACAGCCTGCGCGGCGGCGCGATCTTCGCGCGCTGGGAATCGCTGGGCGGGATGAACAGCTTCCTCGGTGCGCCGACCTCGCCGGAGAACATCGGCGCCGGCGACACCCGCTACGTCACCTTCGAACACGGCGCGATCTACTGGTCGCCGGCCACCGGCGCCGAGCCGCTCACCGGTGAGATCTACAAGGCCTGGGGCGCACTGGGATTCGAACGCGGAGCACTGGGGCTGCCGACGAGCGCGGAGATCCACGAACCGTTGTGGATCGTGCAGAACTTCCAGCACGGCACGCTGAACTTCGACCGGGAGAAGGGCACCGTCACCCGGGTGATCGACGGCATCCCGGTCGAACTGCCGCCGGTGCTGTCCCAGCAGACGCCGGTTCAGCTGGAGCGGTTCACCCCGGCGCACAACCCCGAATAG
- the glf gene encoding UDP-galactopyranose mutase, which translates to MTARFDLFVVGSGFFGLTIAERVATQLDKRVLVVERRPHIGGNAYSEPEPQTGIEVHKYGAHLFHTSNKKVWDYVRQFTDFTNYQHRVFALHNGQVYPLPMGLALVSQFFGRYYSPDEARKLIAEQAAEIDTADAQNLEEKAISLIGRPLYEAFIKNYTAKQWQTDPRELPASTITRLPVRYTFDTRYFNDTYEGLPVDGYTAWLERMAADERIEVRLDTDWFDVRDELRAASPDAPVVYTGPLDRYFDYAEGRLGWRTLDFELEVLDTGDFQGTSVMNYSDLDVPYTRIHEFRHFHPERTSYPADKTVIMREYSRFAGDDDEPYYPINTEADRAILAAYRARAKQETAQAKVLFGGRLGTYQYLDMHMAIASALNMYENVLAPHLRDGAPLTGTGTESSSA; encoded by the coding sequence ATGACCGCTCGTTTTGACCTCTTCGTCGTCGGTTCCGGCTTCTTCGGCCTGACGATCGCCGAGCGCGTGGCAACCCAGCTGGACAAGCGCGTGCTCGTGGTCGAGCGACGCCCGCACATCGGTGGCAACGCGTACTCCGAGCCCGAGCCGCAGACCGGGATCGAGGTGCACAAGTACGGCGCGCACCTGTTCCACACCTCGAACAAGAAGGTGTGGGACTACGTGCGGCAGTTCACCGATTTCACCAACTACCAGCACCGGGTCTTCGCACTGCACAACGGGCAGGTCTACCCGCTGCCGATGGGGCTGGCGCTGGTGTCGCAGTTCTTCGGCCGCTACTACTCGCCGGACGAGGCCCGCAAGCTCATCGCCGAGCAGGCCGCCGAGATCGACACCGCCGACGCGCAGAATCTCGAGGAGAAGGCCATCTCGCTGATCGGCCGGCCGCTGTACGAGGCGTTCATCAAGAACTACACCGCCAAACAGTGGCAGACCGATCCCCGGGAGCTGCCGGCGTCGACGATCACCCGGCTGCCGGTGCGCTACACCTTCGACACCCGGTACTTCAACGACACCTACGAGGGGCTGCCGGTCGACGGCTACACCGCCTGGCTGGAGCGGATGGCCGCCGACGAGCGCATCGAGGTGCGCCTGGACACCGACTGGTTCGACGTGCGCGACGAGCTGCGGGCGGCCAGCCCGGACGCCCCGGTGGTCTACACCGGTCCGCTGGACCGCTACTTCGACTACGCCGAAGGCCGGTTGGGTTGGCGCACACTCGATTTCGAGCTGGAAGTGCTCGACACCGGCGACTTCCAGGGCACCTCGGTGATGAACTACAGCGACCTGGACGTGCCCTACACCCGCATCCACGAGTTCCGGCACTTCCACCCGGAGCGCACGTCGTACCCGGCCGACAAGACCGTGATCATGCGGGAGTACTCCCGGTTCGCCGGTGATGACGACGAGCCCTACTATCCGATCAACACCGAGGCCGACCGGGCCATCCTGGCCGCCTACCGGGCCCGCGCCAAACAGGAGACGGCGCAGGCCAAGGTGTTGTTCGGCGGCCGCCTGGGCACCTATCAGTACCTGGACATGCACATGGCCATCGCCAGTGCGCTGAACATGTACGAGAACGTCCTCGCGCCGCACCTGCGGGACGGCGCCCCGTTGACCGGAACTGGCACAGAAAGCAGCAGCGCATGA
- a CDS encoding glycosyltransferase, producing MSDIPTGALDAGESKAVSLLARVILPRPGEPHDVRKLYIVEPPSNQRRAHAPTRTSLEIGAESEVSFATYFNAFPASYWRRWSTLSTVVLRVELTGTARVDVYRSKATGARITVGGAPVSSGDDGEPAAVEFELDLSPFEDGGWYWFDITTDSEVTLHSAGWYAPVPAPGRANIAVGIPTFNRPADCVNALAALTSDPLVDKVIGAVIVSDQGADKAKDHPGFEAAAAALGDRLSVHDQPNLGGSGGYSRVMYEALKNTDCEQILFMDDDIRIEPDSILRALALNRFAKSPILVGGQMLNLQEPSHLHVMGEIVDRANFMWTNAVNTEYDHNFAKWPLNDEEEPRSRMLHRRIDVDYNGWWMCMIPRQVAEELGQPLPLFIKWDDADYGLRAGEHGYPTVTLPGAAIWHMAWSDKDDAIDWQAYFHLRNRLVVAALHWDGNIWGLIASHFKATIKHLLCLEYSTVAIQNKAMDDFLAGPEHLFSILESALPEVRRMREEYPDAVVLPGATALPPPSDTRRKKIGIPTTPWAIAYRLIGGVIHQLRPHNPEHHVRPQINVATQDARWFSLCRVDGVTVTTADGRGVVYRQRNREKMLELLFASLRRQLKVARRFDHMRKVYRSALPMLTSKQAWESVLLEKSVHG from the coding sequence ATGAGCGACATTCCGACCGGTGCGCTCGACGCCGGCGAATCGAAAGCGGTCAGCCTGCTGGCGCGCGTGATCCTGCCGCGTCCGGGGGAGCCGCACGACGTCCGCAAGCTCTACATCGTCGAGCCGCCCTCCAATCAGCGCCGGGCCCACGCCCCGACGCGCACCTCGCTGGAGATCGGCGCGGAGTCGGAGGTGTCCTTCGCCACCTACTTCAACGCGTTCCCGGCCAGCTACTGGCGGCGCTGGTCGACGCTGAGCACGGTGGTGCTGCGGGTGGAGCTCACCGGCACCGCCCGCGTCGACGTGTACCGCTCCAAGGCCACCGGCGCGCGGATCACCGTCGGCGGGGCCCCGGTGTCGTCCGGCGACGACGGCGAACCGGCCGCAGTCGAGTTCGAACTCGACCTGAGCCCCTTCGAGGACGGCGGCTGGTACTGGTTCGACATCACCACCGACAGCGAGGTCACCCTGCACAGCGCGGGCTGGTACGCGCCGGTGCCCGCCCCCGGCCGGGCCAACATCGCGGTCGGCATCCCGACCTTCAACCGGCCCGCCGACTGCGTCAACGCGCTCGCCGCGCTGACCTCGGATCCGTTGGTGGACAAGGTGATCGGCGCGGTGATCGTGTCCGACCAGGGCGCCGACAAGGCCAAGGACCACCCGGGCTTCGAGGCCGCGGCCGCCGCGCTCGGCGACCGGCTGTCGGTGCACGACCAGCCCAACCTCGGCGGCTCCGGCGGCTACAGCCGGGTGATGTACGAGGCGTTGAAGAACACCGACTGTGAACAGATCCTGTTCATGGACGACGACATCCGCATCGAACCGGACTCCATCCTGCGCGCGCTGGCGCTCAACCGGTTCGCCAAGTCGCCGATCCTGGTCGGTGGGCAGATGCTCAACCTGCAGGAGCCGTCGCACCTGCACGTGATGGGCGAGATCGTCGACCGCGCCAACTTCATGTGGACCAACGCGGTCAACACCGAATACGACCACAACTTCGCCAAGTGGCCGCTCAACGACGAGGAGGAGCCGCGCAGCCGGATGCTGCACCGGCGCATCGACGTCGACTACAACGGCTGGTGGATGTGCATGATCCCCCGGCAGGTCGCCGAGGAGCTGGGCCAGCCGCTGCCGCTGTTCATCAAGTGGGACGACGCCGACTACGGGCTGCGCGCGGGCGAGCACGGCTATCCCACCGTCACCCTGCCCGGCGCGGCGATCTGGCACATGGCCTGGAGCGACAAGGACGACGCCATCGACTGGCAGGCCTACTTCCACCTGCGCAACCGGTTGGTGGTCGCCGCCCTGCACTGGGACGGCAACATCTGGGGCCTGATCGCGAGCCACTTCAAGGCGACCATCAAACACCTGCTGTGCCTTGAATATTCGACCGTCGCGATCCAGAACAAGGCGATGGACGACTTCCTGGCCGGCCCGGAGCACCTGTTCTCGATCCTGGAGTCGGCGCTGCCGGAGGTGCGCCGGATGCGCGAGGAGTACCCCGACGCGGTGGTGCTGCCCGGCGCGACCGCGCTGCCGCCGCCGTCGGACACCCGGCGCAAGAAGATCGGCATCCCGACCACCCCGTGGGCGATCGCGTACCGGCTGATCGGCGGGGTGATCCATCAGCTGCGGCCGCACAACCCGGAACACCATGTGCGCCCGCAGATCAACGTGGCCACCCAGGACGCTCGGTGGTTCTCGCTGTGCCGGGTCGACGGGGTCACCGTGACCACCGCCGACGGCCGCGGCGTGGTGTACCGGCAGCGCAACCGGGAGAAGATGTTAGAGCTGTTGTTCGCCTCGCTGCGCCGCCAGCTCAAGGTGGCCCGCCGGTTCGATCACATGCGCAAGGTGTACCGCTCGGCGCTGCCGATGCTGACCAGCAAGCAGGCCTGGGAGTCGGTACTGCTGGAGAAGTCGGTCCATGGCTGA
- a CDS encoding phosphatase PAP2 family protein, which translates to MAESHEFGPDTFEPHGSPDAPRGEEAALVTVQAALAGRPGVLPAARALSHFGEHSLGWLAVAGLGALLDRGRRRDWLAVGVGALAAHAAAVLIKRVVRRERPHHPAIAVNVGTPSRLSFPSAHATSTTAAAILLARVTGLPLPALLIPPMAVSRLVLGVHYPSDVLTGIAVGATVAKTVGVLADRTGDADATSRSR; encoded by the coding sequence ATGGCTGAGTCGCACGAGTTCGGGCCCGACACCTTCGAGCCGCACGGGTCGCCGGATGCGCCGCGCGGCGAGGAGGCCGCGCTGGTCACGGTGCAGGCCGCGCTGGCCGGCCGGCCCGGCGTACTGCCGGCGGCCCGCGCGCTGTCGCACTTCGGGGAGCACAGCCTCGGCTGGCTGGCGGTCGCGGGTCTGGGCGCGCTGCTCGACCGCGGGCGCCGGCGCGACTGGCTGGCGGTCGGGGTGGGTGCGCTGGCCGCGCACGCCGCCGCGGTGCTGATCAAGCGGGTGGTGCGCCGCGAACGCCCGCACCACCCGGCGATCGCGGTCAACGTCGGCACCCCGAGCCGGCTGAGTTTCCCGTCCGCGCACGCGACCTCGACCACCGCGGCCGCGATCCTGTTGGCGCGCGTCACCGGCCTGCCGCTGCCCGCGCTGCTGATCCCCCCGATGGCGGTGTCCCGGCTGGTGCTGGGCGTGCACTACCCCAGCGACGTGCTCACCGGAATCGCGGTCGGCGCGACCGTCGCCAAGACGGTCGGTGTGCTGGCCGACCGGACCGGCGATGCCGACGCGACGAGCAGGAGCAGGTGA
- a CDS encoding decaprenyl-phosphate phosphoribosyltransferase: protein MSEPPAPHPGPPSNVVTGLIKAVRPRQWVKNVLVFAAPVAALGDDRFANGDYTEVLLHVVLAFVVFSLAASAVYLVNDARDVEADRQHPTKRYRPIAAGVVPEWLAYTTAVVLAAASLVISWRTAPDLALVMAIYIAIQLAYCYGLKHQPVIDLCIVSSGFLIRAIAGGVAAGVRLSPWFLLVMAFGSLFMVAGKRYAELQLAERTGAKIRKSLESYTSSYLRFVWTLSATALVLCYGLWAFERVEGGGSSWFVVSMIPFVIAILRYAVDVDGGMAGEPEEIALKDRVLQLLAVAWIGTISAAVFLG from the coding sequence ATGAGTGAACCACCGGCCCCGCACCCGGGCCCACCCAGCAACGTCGTCACCGGGCTGATCAAGGCCGTCCGGCCCCGCCAGTGGGTCAAGAACGTCCTGGTGTTCGCCGCCCCGGTGGCCGCGCTCGGCGACGACCGCTTCGCCAACGGCGACTACACCGAGGTGCTGCTGCACGTGGTGCTGGCGTTCGTGGTGTTCAGCCTCGCCGCGTCGGCGGTGTACCTGGTCAACGACGCCCGCGACGTGGAGGCCGACCGCCAGCACCCCACCAAGCGGTACCGCCCGATCGCGGCCGGTGTGGTCCCGGAGTGGCTGGCCTACACCACCGCGGTCGTGCTGGCCGCCGCCTCGCTGGTCATCTCCTGGCGGACCGCCCCGGATCTCGCGCTGGTCATGGCGATCTACATCGCGATCCAGCTGGCGTACTGCTACGGGCTCAAACACCAGCCGGTGATCGACCTGTGCATCGTGTCGTCGGGCTTTCTGATCCGGGCCATCGCCGGCGGTGTGGCCGCCGGCGTGCGCCTGTCGCCGTGGTTCCTGCTGGTGATGGCGTTCGGGTCGCTGTTCATGGTGGCCGGTAAGCGCTACGCCGAACTGCAGCTGGCCGAACGCACCGGCGCGAAGATCCGCAAGTCGCTGGAGAGCTACACCAGCTCCTATCTGCGGTTCGTCTGGACGCTGTCGGCGACCGCGCTGGTGCTGTGTTACGGCCTGTGGGCGTTCGAGCGCGTCGAGGGCGGCGGTTCGTCCTGGTTCGTGGTATCGATGATTCCGTTCGTGATCGCGATCCTGCGCTACGCGGTGGACGTGGACGGCGGGATGGCCGGGGAACCCGAGGAGATCGCGTTGAAGGACCGCGTGCTGCAGTTGTTGGCGGTGGCGTGGATCGGAACCATCAGTGCGGCAGTCTTCCTCGGCTGA
- the zomB gene encoding flagellar motor control protein ZomB: MTRAAGPPVVGDPGGALRLPVWLDDWLDALERRMSRWPAYPLEWSARLSLWLSLVVVAVLFGYGAWQRRWIADDGLIVLRTVRNLLAGNGPVFNAGERVEANTSTVWTYLIYLGALVGGPVRLEYVALVLALVLSVVGVVFAMLGTARLFAPGLRGRRALLLPAGMLVYIALPPARDFATSGLENGLVLAYLGLLWWMLVCWSQAVRRYGAPDSEPVTAQGRLFDAALAFVAGLSVLVRPELALIGIGALAMMLIAARDWRRRGLIVVAGGLLPVGYQIFRMGYYGLLFPSTALAKEASGAKWSQGFTYLSNFNGPYLLWAPAILLVGLAVVVTVAAGRPLRMRRRVAPGYGWVARVVQSPQAVVLFTLLSGLLQALYWIRQGGDFMHGRVLLAPLFLLLLPVAVIPVLLPDTRRMARGAGYLFVGATGVLWAAVAGWSLWAANSPGMGADATRVTYSGIVDERRFYAQATGHAHPLTAADYLDYPRMRAAVTTIENTPEGALLLPSGNYDQWDVVPAVPPPPDAPRDPDDAPHTVFFTNLGMTGMNLGLDVRVIDQIGLANPLAAHTERLTDGRIGHDKNLFPDWAIAEGPFLKEPPFIPGYLDPDWVTQAEAALQCPATDAMLNAIRAPMGPRRFLSNLWHAAGFTRYRIDRVPLYELARCGLEVPPLRETPYTGMPATGP, translated from the coding sequence ATGACCCGCGCGGCCGGCCCGCCGGTCGTCGGCGACCCGGGCGGGGCGCTGCGCCTGCCGGTGTGGCTGGACGACTGGCTCGACGCGCTGGAGCGGCGGATGTCGCGCTGGCCGGCCTATCCGCTCGAATGGTCGGCGCGGCTGAGCCTGTGGCTGAGCCTGGTCGTCGTCGCCGTGCTGTTCGGCTACGGTGCCTGGCAGCGGCGCTGGATCGCCGACGACGGCCTGATCGTGCTGCGGACCGTGCGAAACCTGTTGGCCGGCAACGGTCCGGTGTTCAACGCCGGGGAGCGGGTGGAGGCCAACACCTCCACGGTGTGGACCTATCTGATCTACCTGGGCGCGCTGGTCGGCGGGCCGGTGCGGCTGGAGTACGTGGCGCTGGTGCTGGCGCTGGTGCTCAGCGTGGTCGGCGTGGTGTTCGCGATGCTGGGCACCGCGCGGCTGTTCGCACCCGGGCTGCGGGGCCGGCGCGCGCTGCTGCTGCCGGCCGGGATGCTGGTCTACATCGCGCTGCCGCCGGCCCGCGACTTCGCCACCTCCGGGCTGGAGAACGGTCTGGTGCTGGCTTACCTCGGGCTGCTGTGGTGGATGCTGGTCTGCTGGTCGCAGGCCGTCCGCCGGTACGGCGCACCCGATTCGGAGCCGGTCACCGCGCAGGGCCGACTGTTCGACGCGGCGCTGGCGTTCGTCGCCGGGCTGAGCGTGCTGGTGCGGCCGGAGTTGGCGCTGATCGGGATCGGCGCGCTGGCGATGATGCTGATCGCCGCGCGGGACTGGCGCCGCCGCGGGCTGATCGTCGTCGCCGGGGGCCTGCTGCCGGTGGGCTACCAGATCTTCCGGATGGGCTACTACGGCCTGCTGTTCCCGTCCACCGCGCTGGCCAAGGAGGCCTCCGGGGCCAAGTGGTCGCAGGGCTTCACCTATCTGAGCAACTTCAACGGCCCGTACCTGCTGTGGGCGCCGGCGATCCTGCTGGTCGGGCTCGCGGTCGTGGTGACCGTGGCCGCCGGGCGGCCGCTGCGGATGCGCCGGCGGGTCGCGCCCGGCTACGGCTGGGTCGCCCGCGTGGTGCAGAGCCCGCAGGCGGTGGTGCTGTTCACGCTGCTGAGCGGGCTGCTGCAGGCGCTGTACTGGATCCGCCAGGGCGGGGACTTCATGCACGGCCGGGTGCTGCTGGCCCCGCTGTTCCTGTTGCTGCTGCCGGTCGCGGTGATCCCGGTGCTGCTGCCCGACACCCGGCGGATGGCGCGCGGTGCCGGATATCTGTTCGTCGGCGCCACCGGGGTGCTGTGGGCGGCGGTGGCCGGCTGGTCGCTGTGGGCGGCGAACTCGCCCGGGATGGGGGCCGACGCCACCCGCGTCACCTACTCCGGCATCGTCGACGAACGGCGGTTCTACGCCCAGGCCACCGGCCACGCCCATCCGCTCACCGCGGCCGACTATCTGGACTATCCGCGGATGCGGGCGGCGGTCACGACGATCGAGAACACCCCGGAGGGGGCGCTGCTGCTGCCGTCGGGCAACTACGACCAGTGGGATGTGGTGCCCGCGGTCCCGCCGCCTCCGGACGCGCCGCGCGATCCGGACGACGCGCCGCACACGGTCTTTTTCACCAACCTGGGCATGACCGGGATGAACCTGGGCCTGGACGTGCGGGTGATCGACCAGATCGGCCTGGCCAACCCGCTGGCCGCGCACACCGAACGGCTGACCGACGGCCGCATCGGCCACGACAAGAACCTGTTCCCGGACTGGGCGATCGCCGAGGGGCCGTTCCTCAAGGAGCCGCCGTTCATCCCCGGCTACCTCGACCCGGACTGGGTGACCCAGGCCGAGGCCGCGTTGCAGTGCCCGGCCACCGACGCGATGCTCAACGCGATCCGGGCGCCGATGGGGCCGCGCCGGTTCCTGTCGAACCTGTGGCACGCGGCGGGGTTCACCCGATACCGGATCGACCGGGTGCCGCTGTACGAGCTGGCCAGGTGCGGGCTCGAGGTGCCCCCGCTGCGGGAGACCCCGTACACTGGCATGCCGGCAACGGGGCCATAG